One Gossypium hirsutum isolate 1008001.06 chromosome A11, Gossypium_hirsutum_v2.1, whole genome shotgun sequence genomic window carries:
- the LOC107935765 gene encoding putative disease resistance protein RGA3: protein MAEAIAFDLAVELITKLSSFTLSQIGLCWNVKDDLDDLKSTVSTIKSVLLDAEQRSVTSHLVKDWLEKLKDVLYDADDLLDDFSTEALRKDLLGGNKLTKEVRLFFSSSNQFAYGLKMGRQIKAIKARLTSIGSEAEMFKLVERDRPMETSFMTKRRHQTHSFKDNIIGRDDDKAALLKLMLEFESEENVSIIPIVGLGGLGKTALAQFVYNDEMVKNHFELMMFVCVSDVFDVKIIVENMIKSATGEAPNQKLEMDQLQTQLRGKIGGKKYLLVLDDIWNEEWEEWVSLKELLVGGAKGSRIIVTTRSLRVAKITSKCQPYVLKGLSDDDAWSLFKEIAFEQRYADSTNAAFVEIGKQILGGCGGVPLVIRTIASTLSFKETEKEWRSFKDNEFTRICQNEGKILDTLKLSYDHLPSHLKHCFAYCRLYPKDHEIRVRTLVQFWIAQGFVKQLNSSQSLEEIGLGYFTDLVERSFFQEVGERYSWEGLTCKMHDLMHDLAESVSGTESSIVDSNEIAIQVGEKCRHISIDPSLIPLFKGKKLRTMLQFPNKRNHNMNEEIWNFMISNYRCLRVLELNGLDFKMIPRSICKLKHLRYLDLSGNLNIKSLPKSICKIQNLQALKLNLCWQLEELPKKIEKLVNLTHLSCSDCVSLTHMPRGIGKLTSLETLSMFVVDKDGSHDGADLSELSGLNNLRGELKITNLEFVKNAKEKFKAANLKEKQHLRLLVLVWNYDDDDNDDGNDDDDDDKSLEDLRPHPNLKELFIGGWGGDAKFPSWLSLLTNLTVIRIWGPSNFKQIPSFAQLLCLQKLSIVDLTELEYMDDNSPKGSQGEPESFFPSLKSLCLENCPNMKSWWRKRSIDDDNEDDTTVIGTSMMVFPCLSSLEIVNCPLTSMPLYPSLDDDLRLVKSSSRPLKQTMKMNITSTTPSTSTSSLPLSKLKSFHVHKIEGLGTHMLDEYLKHFTGLKN, encoded by the coding sequence ATGGCCGAAGCAATTGCATTCGACCTCGCTGTAGAGCTTATTACTAAATTGAGCTCCTTTACTCTCTCTCAAATTGGACTGTGTTGGAATGTCAAAGATGACCTTGACGACCTCAAAAGCACCGTCTCCACAATCAAATCTGTGCTTCTTGACGCAGAACAGCGATCTGTGACCAGCCATCTCGTCAAAGATTGGCTTGAAAAGCTGAAAGATGTACTTTATGATGCCGACGACCTGCTCGATGATTTCTCTACCGAAGCTTTGCGGAAAGATCTATTGGGTGGGAACAAGTTGACGAAAGAGGTACGCCTTTTCTTCTCAAGCTCAAACCAGTTTGCTTACGGTCTCAAAATGGGTCGTCAAATTAAGGCCATTAAGGCGAGGCTAACTTCGATTGGAAGTGAGGCCGAGATGTTCAAGTTGGTAGAGCGTGACCGCCCCATGGAAACCTCTTTCATGACTAAAAGGAGGCATCAAACGCACTCTTTTAAAGATAACATAATAGGGAGGGACGATGATAAAGCAGCTCTTTTAAAACTCATGTTAGAGTTTGAAAGTGAAGAGAATGTTTCCATCATTCCAATTGTGGGGTTAGGAGGGTTAGGAAAGACTGCTTTGGCGCAATTTGTCTATAATGATGAAATGGTCAAAAATCATTTTGAGTTGATGATGTTTGTGTGCGTTTCAGATGTTTTTGATGTCAAAATAATTGTagaaaatatgatcaaatctgcAACTGGTGAAGCACCAAATCAAAAACTCGAAATGGATCAATTGCAAACCCAACTTCGAGGAAAAATTGGTGGGAAAAAATATTTGCTTGTTTTGGATGACATTTGGAATGAGGAGTGGGAAGAATGGGTTAGTTTAAAAGAGTTATTAGTAGGTGGGGCTAAAGGAAGTAGGATAATAGTAACTACTCGCTCTTTGAGAGTAGCAAAGATTACTAGTAAATGTCAACCTTATGTTCTGAAAGGCTTGTCCGATGACGATGCTTGGTCTTTGTTCAAAGAAATAGCATTTGAGCAAAGATATGCAGACTCAACAAATGCAGCATTTGTAGAAATAGGGAAACAGATTTTGGGAGGGTGTGGTGGGGTTCCTTTGGTCATAAGGACGATAGCAAGTACATTATCTTTCAAAGAAACTGAAAAGGAGTGGCGTTCTTTCAAAGATAATGAATTTACTAGAATATGTCAAAACGAAGGTAAAATTCTAGATACACTTAAGTTGAGCTACGATCATCTCCCATCCCATTTGAAGCATTGCTTTGCTTACTGCCGACTGTATCCAAAAGATCATGAAATTCGTGTACGAACTCTTGTTCAGTTTTGGATTGCACAAGGCTTCGTAAAGCAATTGAATTCAAGTCAATCTCTTGAGGAGATCGGGTTGGGGTATTTTACAGATTTAGTTGAAAGAAGTTTCTTTCAAGAAGTAGGAGAAAGATATTCGTGGGAAGGTCTAACATGTAAAATGCATGATTTAATGCATGATCTAGCTGAATCAGTATCAGGGACGGAGAGTAGTATTGTAGATTCAAATGAAATTGCAATCCAGGTTGGTGAAAAATGTCGCCACATATCAATTGATCCTTCATTAATTCCTTTGTTTAAAGGAAAGAAGTTGCGAACTATGTTACAATTTCCAAATAAGAGAAATCACAATATGAACGAAgaaatttggaattttatgatTTCAAATTATAGATGCTTGCGTGTATTGGAATTGAATGGTTTAGATTTTAAGATGATTCCACGCTCCATTTGTAAGTTGAAACATTTGAGGTACCTTGATCTTTCTGGGAATTTGAATATTAAGAGCCTCCCAAAGAGCATTTGCAAGATACAAAATTTGCAAGCTTTGAAACTTAACTTATGTTGGCAGCTTGAAGAATTGCCGAAGAAGATTGAAAAATTGGTGAATCTTACCCATCTGTCGTGTAGTGATTGTGTTAGTTTAACTCATATGCCACGTGGAATAGGGAAGCTGACTTCCCTTGAGACGTTAAGCATGTTTGTAGTGGATAAAGATGGCTCACATGACGGTGCAGATCTAAGTGAATTGAGTGGGCTTAACAACTTAAGGGGAGagctaaaaataacaaatttggaATTCGTAAAAAATGCAAAAGAGAAGTTTAAAGCGGCTAATTTGAAAGAGAAGCAACATTTGAGATTGTTGGTTTTAGTATGgaattatgatgatgatgataatgatgatggtaatgatgatgatgacgacgacAAGTCACTTGAAGACCTCCGGCCCCATCCCAATCTCAAGGAGCTCTTTATTGGAGGATGGGGGGGTGATGCCAAGTTTCCAAGTTGGCTTTCTTTGCTCACAAATCTTACCGTGATTAGAATATGGGGTCCTAGTAATTTCAAACAAATCCCGTCCTTTGCTCAATTGCTTTGTCTTCAAAAGCTGTCAATTGTTGATTTAACTGAGCTGGAGTACATGGACGATAATAGCCCAAAAGGAAGTCAGGGAGAACCGGAGTCATTCTTCCCATCGCTTAAGTCTCTTTGCCTCGAGAATTGCCCAAATATGAAGAGTTGGTGGAGGAAAAGGTCCATTGATGATGATAACGAGGATGACACAACAGTTATAGGAACATCAATGATGGTATTTCCTTGTCTTTCCTCTTTAGAAATTGTAAATTGCCCTTTGACTTCAATGCCATTGTATCCTTCACTCGATGATGATCTAAGGTTGGTGAAGAGCAGTTCAAGGCCGTTAAAGCAGACCATGAAGATGAACATCACTAGTACGACCCCATCAACTTCAACATCTTCTCTTCCTCTCTCCAAATTGAAATCTTTCCATGTACACAAAATTGAGGGATTGGGCACTCACATGCTAGATGAGTACTTGAAACATTTCACCGGCCTCAAAAATTGA